A single window of Candidatus Falkowbacteria bacterium DNA harbors:
- a CDS encoding adenylate/guanylate cyclase domain-containing protein yields the protein MLKKQTKILSAILTAVVCVGLMYGLLHFKVFNLFDEQLKDKLFVQEEISNQIVLIGIDDKSIQSFGEWPWSRSLHTQMIDKLSKSGVKAIGYDMTFSESSGGDNELLSVLQEGNKVVFPMEGELKLTLGADPQFTETLWPISEIQERSSVGHVSLITDQDGQIRRTPNFVKYQDEMVTPFFVGVLQKAGLWNEVDSLYPEKFDFDQFGLFRIKFFGPENTFQKYSFIDVYNQDFDSQVLQGKIVLVGATADNLHDQYFTASTKFEAMSGVEIQANLIESYLQSAYVQQVDNQILYLGLFILLGIISAFVAFAWRWYYSLLGMVLLIVLYLLGVVVAFVFSWLFSILYPCLLIILIFATAFVIRYLLESQEKQKIRAGFSQYVAKEVVDELIAKPEKLNLGGERRELTILFSDIRGFTSLSEKMKPEELVHYLNDYLTEMTTVIMDNNGVVDKFIGDAVMAFWNSPLHNENHRQDGLTSALLMQSELVKFNKKMKIRGMPEIKIGIGLNTGEVVVGNLGSHQRFDYTAIGDDVNLASRLESLTKYYGVGILASEKTKAELNNKFVFRYLDTVAVKGKQTGIKIYQVLGELADKKKYAELLEKFGLATQQYLNQEWPEALKLFSSLAEAYPEDRPIEIYVERLKEYLVNPPENFDGVFRANFK from the coding sequence ATGTTAAAAAAACAAACTAAAATTCTGAGCGCAATTTTAACAGCTGTAGTTTGTGTTGGCTTGATGTACGGTCTATTGCATTTTAAGGTTTTTAATTTATTTGATGAACAGTTAAAAGATAAATTATTTGTTCAAGAGGAAATTTCTAATCAAATTGTTCTGATCGGAATTGATGATAAATCAATTCAGTCTTTTGGTGAGTGGCCTTGGTCAAGAAGTTTGCATACTCAAATGATTGATAAATTGAGTAAGTCTGGAGTGAAAGCTATTGGTTATGATATGACTTTTAGTGAGTCGAGCGGTGGAGATAATGAATTGTTGTCAGTTTTGCAGGAGGGGAACAAAGTAGTTTTTCCAATGGAGGGTGAGTTAAAATTGACTTTAGGTGCTGATCCTCAGTTCACTGAAACTTTGTGGCCAATATCAGAGATTCAAGAACGGTCCTCTGTTGGGCATGTCTCTTTGATAACAGATCAGGATGGGCAGATTCGACGTACACCTAATTTTGTTAAATATCAAGATGAAATGGTGACGCCGTTTTTTGTTGGTGTTCTACAAAAAGCTGGCTTGTGGAATGAAGTTGATAGTTTATATCCTGAAAAATTTGATTTTGATCAGTTCGGATTATTTCGCATTAAATTCTTTGGTCCGGAAAATACTTTTCAAAAATATTCTTTCATAGATGTTTACAATCAGGATTTTGATAGTCAAGTTTTGCAAGGCAAGATTGTTTTAGTCGGTGCTACTGCAGACAATTTACATGATCAATATTTCACGGCTTCGACTAAGTTTGAGGCTATGTCTGGGGTGGAAATTCAGGCTAACTTGATTGAGTCATATTTACAGTCGGCATATGTTCAGCAAGTTGATAATCAAATTTTGTATTTAGGTCTATTTATACTTTTAGGAATAATTAGTGCTTTTGTAGCTTTTGCTTGGCGTTGGTATTACTCATTGTTGGGCATGGTATTGTTAATCGTTTTATATTTACTGGGTGTAGTTGTAGCCTTTGTCTTCAGTTGGTTATTTTCGATTTTATATCCTTGTTTGTTAATAATTTTAATTTTTGCTACTGCTTTTGTGATTCGATATTTATTAGAATCGCAAGAAAAACAAAAAATTCGTGCTGGTTTTTCCCAATATGTAGCTAAGGAAGTTGTTGACGAGCTAATTGCTAAACCAGAAAAATTGAATCTCGGCGGAGAAAGGCGAGAATTAACTATTTTGTTTTCTGATATTCGTGGGTTTACTTCATTGTCAGAAAAAATGAAGCCCGAGGAGCTTGTACATTACTTAAACGATTATTTAACCGAAATGACAACTGTGATTATGGATAATAACGGGGTTGTGGATAAGTTTATTGGTGATGCGGTTATGGCTTTTTGGAATTCACCTTTGCATAATGAAAATCATCGCCAAGATGGGTTAACTTCAGCATTATTAATGCAAAGTGAATTAGTAAAATTTAATAAAAAAATGAAAATCCGAGGGATGCCTGAGATAAAGATTGGAATTGGGTTAAATACGGGCGAAGTGGTGGTTGGAAATTTGGGATCACATCAGCGTTTTGATTACACGGCCATTGGTGATGATGTGAACTTAGCATCTCGCCTGGAAAGTTTAACTAAATATTATGGAGTTGGTATTTTGGCCAGTGAAAAAACAAAAGCTGAATTGAATAACAAATTTGTGTTTAGATATTTAGATACCGTTGCTGTAAAAGGGAAGCAAACAGGCATTAAAATTTATCAAGTTTTGGGTGAATTAGCGGACAAAAAAAAGTACGCTGAATTATTAGAAAAATTTGGACTAGCAACACAGCAATATTTAAATCAAGAATGGCCGGAAGCTTTGAAGTTATTTTCGTCGTTGGCAGAAGCCTACCCAGAAGATCGGCCAATCGAAATTTATGTTGAACGCTTAAAAGAATATCTTGTTAATCCGCCGGAAAATTTTGATGGAGTGTTTCGAGCCAATTTTAAATAA
- a CDS encoding PKD domain-containing protein — MRNAIFAIVLLFCLGFANQAEACTGNGGWCATGGSCCSGYCSYFKCFHTCVDRQCKNGDIWCINSDNEWDHVDEECTAFGGYDSQAYCDGNWLQYDSYDYEPYCSNTTCKQEAVYSGMQVIDYCDNGCSNGECIECDDECSSGSDGCNNSGSKVWDCDYNSNTGCYEKDWANCELGTECDDGECVLLCDDECDDYGDKECMSSNMLKTCGNFDSDTCLEWHYESCNCYNDKCQSCQSNCSSAQVGCNANNTQKWTCDFNNTNGCYEKDYVNCGVGKVCNAGNCVSDCLPVQANKFCVAGKLVWKNSCNVQTSIIEDCDEQPDVCNAAGNVLSNGFCSPQDKDCYYAVETDCDCGCLNGSCKTNCYNSCASEKCHLGGIWCYDSNNSPHHQIDPCDGTQNGSSYSICKSGDEHVIQNQMQEICQNGACQDDWSPVTLEVIECDCGCQNDSCLEPCCDEICELNEVGCNSPSQKWTCLLKDGCLQKQTYQCGSNKVCSDGYCVNDCLPTKDYQTCENDNLVWKNGCDVTTEIIDDCTELPNVCSSNYSSVLSNGKCSSNDLDCYYLDADPCSCGCQAGECISPCCESNCEPNEKECFGFGYRECECDGQCCDWGDVNLCPEFYSCVFGDCVYNPSPCEIISAQWKHEDGSVATAVFEGDIALLEITFSAFCAENVPNYIEVEILLVDAEEELSQDFVLFEGDEFEFSWQAIHGGDSLELLVKTNIFLNDNDAYVIDLNVIPQEKIIEMMGMIDSIVNLTESPCLSPETDTSATCFEWWDENGLYVMDDVLDIGLFGLDWMMDNFDEILLYGSCYGASVFLIVAGIFEVATAPIGIALLGVCGETAGFILLEDTYPKLAYVVAILAFVDLGYNAIKGLVFLGKHGLRYIKYLTSGKTEKFVVFARSGKIHVKKIKDPLVLESVRGDAVALVKKYPFYNYKSLFSMKFSEVDRLVMREVISSGNLKKALEAIDGQAPSVKGFEALAVTADPLASLGEYNWFKKSEELFNGIDEAIPAAYNVDEFHEMIIFTVHEGRLKELLYGSADSAVPIATYLADVKAVLTSIVMHEYMHAKSKAILVYELGIPIAKEGAQAAILEVLADLWGGGHPTQNMFGVQGWKTKYRDSVKLVVRDSFDDLADINTQGLAQAMISKDTALLNEIKSSLGTSAFNAKTAEANLLIKDAKLVLQKMLDKVKDEDLMKMLGKHGLLPAGLIEYCLEMDCSVVFELGCFENDVWWISEDGEKVAIKQPCAQNEFCQDGECVEGEVPTGDPVVKGQNYYVVNMGFCDVKSEWLIYNAVPSQVVSCYVNFGLEGFEQVACSAGLIGNGALQLKATHIYDQPGTYQVTMNINIDNITTSTTKQVIITSCGNKPKAEGDLAIENLSINNAQEATHMVISFDLYGSDNVPESEQFSYIFGSLSVDTDINSNFMWVDDHYHVEAYVFLECGSTGKHEVKITVKNNDQTVTAKKEFSVSSDRNWCSSSDGCSTSQNGQATGIVLFLLLGGILLGLRNRQRV; from the coding sequence ATGAGAAATGCAATTTTTGCTATTGTTTTGTTGTTTTGTTTGGGCTTTGCTAATCAAGCTGAGGCTTGCACAGGTAACGGTGGCTGGTGTGCTACTGGTGGTTCTTGCTGTTCTGGGTATTGTAGTTATTTTAAATGTTTTCATACTTGTGTTGATCGACAATGCAAGAATGGAGATATTTGGTGTATTAATTCTGATAACGAATGGGATCATGTCGATGAAGAGTGTACAGCCTTTGGTGGCTATGACTCTCAGGCCTATTGCGATGGTAATTGGCTTCAGTATGATTCCTATGATTATGAACCGTATTGTAGTAATACTACTTGCAAACAAGAGGCAGTTTATTCAGGTATGCAGGTAATTGATTATTGCGATAATGGTTGCAGTAACGGTGAATGTATTGAATGTGATGATGAATGTTCGTCAGGCAGTGATGGTTGTAATAATTCTGGTAGCAAAGTGTGGGACTGTGATTATAATTCCAATACTGGTTGCTATGAAAAAGACTGGGCTAATTGTGAACTAGGCACAGAATGTGACGATGGTGAGTGTGTGTTGCTCTGTGATGATGAGTGTGATGATTATGGCGACAAGGAATGTATGAGCAGTAATATGCTCAAAACTTGTGGCAATTTTGACAGCGATACTTGTTTGGAATGGCATTATGAATCATGTAATTGTTACAATGATAAATGCCAGTCCTGTCAGAGTAATTGCTCTTCCGCTCAAGTAGGCTGTAACGCTAATAATACTCAAAAGTGGACCTGTGATTTTAACAATACAAACGGTTGTTACGAAAAAGATTATGTTAATTGTGGGGTTGGTAAGGTTTGTAACGCGGGTAATTGTGTTTCAGACTGCTTGCCAGTACAAGCAAATAAATTTTGTGTGGCTGGTAAATTAGTTTGGAAAAATTCTTGCAATGTCCAAACTAGCATAATTGAAGACTGTGATGAACAACCTGATGTTTGTAATGCTGCCGGGAATGTTTTAAGCAACGGTTTTTGCTCTCCGCAAGACAAGGATTGCTATTACGCTGTTGAAACTGATTGTGATTGTGGCTGTCTAAACGGTAGTTGCAAAACTAATTGTTACAACAGTTGTGCAAGTGAAAAATGTCATTTGGGTGGAATCTGGTGCTATGATTCGAATAATTCGCCACACCATCAAATTGATCCTTGTGACGGAACACAGAATGGTTCAAGTTATTCAATCTGCAAATCAGGCGATGAGCATGTTATTCAAAATCAGATGCAGGAGATTTGCCAGAATGGTGCATGTCAGGATGACTGGTCACCTGTGACACTTGAAGTTATAGAGTGTGACTGTGGTTGTCAGAATGATTCCTGTCTTGAGCCTTGTTGCGATGAAATCTGCGAGCTGAATGAGGTTGGTTGTAATAGCCCGTCCCAAAAGTGGACTTGTCTACTCAAGGACGGATGCTTACAAAAGCAAACTTATCAGTGTGGATCAAACAAGGTCTGTAGTGACGGTTATTGTGTTAACGACTGTTTGCCCACCAAGGATTATCAGACTTGCGAAAATGATAATCTAGTTTGGAAAAATGGTTGTGATGTAACGACTGAAATTATTGATGATTGCACTGAATTACCAAATGTATGTTCATCAAATTACAGTTCGGTGTTGAGTAATGGAAAGTGCTCCTCAAATGATTTGGATTGTTACTATTTGGACGCTGATCCTTGCTCATGTGGTTGCCAGGCAGGGGAATGTATTTCTCCTTGTTGTGAAAGCAATTGCGAACCAAACGAAAAAGAGTGTTTTGGTTTTGGTTATCGCGAATGTGAGTGCGATGGACAGTGTTGTGACTGGGGTGATGTGAATCTGTGTCCGGAATTTTACTCTTGTGTGTTTGGTGATTGTGTTTATAATCCATCTCCGTGTGAAATTATAAGCGCGCAGTGGAAACATGAAGACGGCTCTGTCGCTACTGCAGTTTTTGAGGGTGACATTGCCTTACTTGAAATTACATTTTCTGCATTTTGTGCAGAAAATGTTCCGAATTACATTGAGGTTGAAATATTACTCGTAGACGCAGAAGAGGAGTTAAGTCAGGACTTTGTCCTCTTTGAGGGGGATGAATTCGAGTTCAGTTGGCAAGCAATTCATGGTGGAGATTCACTGGAGTTGTTGGTCAAAACGAATATTTTCCTCAATGATAATGATGCTTATGTGATAGACTTGAACGTAATCCCGCAAGAAAAAATCATTGAAATGATGGGGATGATTGATTCTATCGTTAATCTGACGGAATCACCGTGTCTCAGTCCAGAAACGGATACATCAGCTACGTGTTTTGAATGGTGGGACGAGAATGGGCTGTATGTGATGGACGATGTGCTTGATATCGGTCTCTTTGGTCTTGACTGGATGATGGACAACTTTGATGAGATTTTATTGTATGGTTCGTGTTATGGAGCTTCAGTCTTCTTGATTGTTGCAGGAATATTTGAGGTAGCCACTGCTCCAATTGGGATTGCTCTTCTGGGTGTTTGTGGTGAGACCGCAGGTTTTATTCTGCTAGAAGATACGTATCCAAAACTAGCTTATGTTGTGGCAATCTTGGCATTTGTTGACCTTGGTTACAATGCCATCAAGGGACTTGTCTTTCTTGGAAAACATGGATTGCGATACATCAAGTATTTAACAAGTGGAAAAACTGAAAAGTTTGTGGTCTTTGCTAGAAGTGGAAAAATTCACGTAAAGAAAATCAAAGACCCACTTGTTCTGGAAAGTGTTAGAGGTGATGCTGTTGCTCTAGTTAAAAAATATCCATTCTATAATTACAAATCTCTTTTTTCCATGAAATTTTCAGAAGTTGATAGATTGGTGATGCGTGAAGTGATTAGTAGTGGAAATCTTAAAAAGGCACTAGAGGCAATTGATGGTCAAGCCCCAAGCGTTAAAGGGTTTGAAGCTCTTGCAGTTACTGCTGATCCCTTGGCTAGTCTAGGTGAGTATAATTGGTTCAAAAAAAGCGAGGAGCTTTTCAATGGAATAGATGAAGCTATTCCAGCTGCTTATAATGTAGACGAGTTCCATGAAATGATTATTTTCACAGTACATGAAGGACGATTGAAGGAGTTGTTATACGGCTCTGCAGATTCAGCAGTTCCTATAGCTACTTATCTGGCTGATGTGAAAGCAGTTTTAACTTCTATTGTTATGCATGAGTATATGCATGCAAAGTCTAAAGCTATTTTAGTTTATGAGCTGGGCATTCCTATTGCCAAAGAGGGTGCACAAGCTGCAATCTTGGAGGTGCTAGCAGATCTTTGGGGTGGCGGTCATCCAACTCAAAATATGTTTGGAGTTCAGGGCTGGAAAACAAAATATCGAGATTCAGTGAAATTAGTAGTCAGAGACTCTTTTGATGATTTAGCTGATATTAATACACAGGGTCTTGCTCAGGCCATGATTTCCAAGGATACAGCATTACTTAATGAGATCAAAAGTTCTTTGGGAACGTCTGCCTTCAATGCAAAAACGGCAGAAGCAAACTTGTTGATCAAAGATGCAAAATTAGTTCTTCAAAAAATGCTCGACAAGGTAAAAGACGAAGACTTAATGAAGATGTTGGGTAAACATGGGCTTTTGCCGGCAGGATTAATTGAGTACTGCCTGGAAATGGACTGCTCCGTTGTGTTCGAACTTGGTTGTTTTGAGAATGATGTTTGGTGGATAAGTGAAGATGGGGAAAAGGTGGCCATCAAACAACCCTGTGCTCAGAATGAGTTTTGTCAAGACGGAGAATGCGTTGAAGGTGAAGTTCCGACAGGTGACCCCGTTGTCAAGGGACAGAATTACTATGTGGTGAATATGGGATTCTGTGATGTTAAGTCGGAATGGCTTATCTACAATGCGGTTCCAAGTCAGGTTGTCAGTTGCTATGTGAACTTTGGACTTGAGGGTTTTGAACAAGTTGCTTGTTCAGCTGGTCTTATAGGTAATGGGGCTTTGCAATTGAAAGCAACTCATATTTATGATCAGCCGGGAACTTATCAAGTGACAATGAATATAAACATCGACAATATTACTACTAGCACGACAAAACAAGTTATAATCACTTCTTGTGGTAATAAGCCTAAAGCAGAGGGTGATTTAGCCATAGAAAATTTGTCGATTAATAACGCTCAAGAAGCTACTCATATGGTCATAAGCTTTGATCTGTATGGGTCTGATAATGTTCCAGAGAGTGAACAGTTCTCCTATATCTTTGGTTCTTTATCTGTCGATACAGATATCAACAGTAATTTTATGTGGGTGGATGATCATTATCACGTTGAAGCTTATGTTTTCCTTGAGTGTGGTAGCACTGGGAAACATGAAGTTAAAATTACGGTGAAAAATAATGACCAGACAGTTACTGCCAAGAAAGAGTTTTCTGTCAGTAGCGATAGAAACTGGTGTTCAAGTTCAGACGGATGTTCTACATCTCAGAACGGACAAGCAACAGGAATTGTCCTGTTTCTACTTTTAGGAGGTATCTTGCTTGGTCTGAGGAATAGACAGCGCGTTTAA